Proteins encoded in a region of the Pseudomonas sp. PDNC002 genome:
- a CDS encoding TolC family outer membrane protein produces MLRRLSLAVAVAATTGFAWAAQPAPAAIPLPTKTDLISVYKDAVDNNADLAAAQADYLARKEAVPQARSGLLPQINAGASTGQTRTALDEPSATLNRNTQLVQASLSQPLFRADRWFQLKAAENVTEQAQLEFSATQQQLILQSAENYFGVLRAQDNLAASKAEEAAFKRQLDQSNERFDVGLSDKTDVLESQASYDTARANRLVAEQRVDDAFQALVTLTNREYSAIEGILHSMPVVVPVPNDAKAWVDTSVQQNLQLQASNYAVDAAEETLRQRKAGHLPTLDAVAQYQKGDNDALGFTNTGVPGEPHYGKYVDQTSIGLQLSVPIYSGGLTSSQVRESYQRLNQSEQLRESQRRQVVQNARNQHRAVNTDVETVKARRQAIISNQSSLEATEIGYQVGTRNIVDVLDAQRSLYNSVRDYNNSRYDYILDNLRLKQTAGTLSPADLQALSAYLKPDYNPDKDFLPPDLAKAAEEQLKSNPKY; encoded by the coding sequence ATGCTGCGCAGACTCTCTCTGGCTGTCGCTGTTGCCGCTACGACAGGCTTTGCCTGGGCTGCACAGCCCGCTCCGGCCGCTATTCCTCTGCCCACCAAGACGGACCTGATCAGCGTCTATAAAGATGCCGTCGACAACAACGCCGACCTCGCCGCCGCCCAGGCCGACTACCTGGCGCGCAAGGAAGCCGTGCCCCAGGCGCGCTCCGGCCTGCTGCCGCAGATCAACGCCGGCGCCAGCACCGGGCAGACCCGTACCGCGCTGGACGAGCCCTCCGCCACGCTGAACCGCAACACCCAGTTGGTGCAGGCGAGCCTCAGCCAGCCGCTGTTCCGCGCGGACCGCTGGTTCCAGCTCAAGGCGGCCGAAAACGTCACCGAGCAGGCGCAACTGGAGTTCTCCGCGACTCAGCAGCAGCTGATCCTGCAGTCGGCAGAAAATTATTTCGGCGTGCTGCGCGCCCAGGACAACCTGGCGGCGAGCAAGGCCGAGGAAGCGGCGTTCAAGCGCCAGCTCGACCAGTCCAACGAGCGCTTCGACGTCGGCCTGTCCGACAAGACCGACGTGCTCGAATCCCAGGCCAGCTACGACACCGCACGGGCCAACCGCCTGGTCGCCGAGCAGCGCGTTGACGATGCCTTCCAGGCCCTGGTGACGCTGACCAACCGCGAATACAGCGCCATCGAAGGCATCCTGCACTCGATGCCCGTCGTGGTGCCGGTGCCCAACGACGCCAAGGCCTGGGTCGACACCTCGGTCCAGCAGAACCTGCAACTGCAGGCCAGCAACTACGCGGTCGACGCCGCCGAGGAAACCCTGCGCCAGCGCAAGGCCGGCCACCTGCCGACCCTCGACGCCGTGGCGCAGTACCAGAAGGGCGACAACGACGCCCTGGGCTTCACCAACACCGGCGTGCCGGGCGAACCGCACTACGGCAAGTACGTGGACCAGACCAGCATCGGCCTGCAACTGAGCGTGCCGATCTACAGCGGCGGCCTGACCAGCTCCCAGGTGCGCGAGTCCTACCAGCGCCTGAACCAGAGCGAGCAGTTGCGCGAAAGCCAGCGTCGCCAGGTAGTCCAGAACGCGCGCAACCAGCACCGCGCGGTGAATACCGACGTGGAAACGGTGAAGGCGCGGCGTCAGGCGATCATCTCCAACCAGAGCTCGCTGGAAGCCACCGAGATCGGTTACCAGGTCGGTACCCGCAACATCGTCGACGTGCTGGATGCCCAGCGTTCGCTGTACAACTCCGTGCGCGACTACAACAACAGCCGCTACGACTACATCCTCGACAACCTGCGCCTGAAGCAGACCGCCGGCACCCTAAGCCCGGCCGACCTGCAGGCGCTGAGCGCCTACCTGAAGCCGGACTACAACCCGGACAAGGACTTCCTGCCGCCGGACCTGGCCAAGGCCGCCGAAGAGCAGCTCAAGTCCAATCCCAAGTACTGA
- a CDS encoding class II aldolase/adducin family protein gives MTSLQAPAPSRATCSPEEWKLREELAACYRLIAHFRMSDLIFTHISVRIPGPEHHFLINPYGLMFDEITASSLVKIDLSGHAVEPTPYKVNPAGFVIHSAIHGAREDAQCVLHTHTRAGCAVAAQACGLLPLNQMSMEFYGRLGYHDYEGIALSMDEQQRLVADLGDHLGLMLRNHGLLTVGQTVQQAFLRMYYLEKACDIQLAAQAGGELVIPPDEVCRHTEQQFNAPARPLAEGELSDPDGYDLAWSALLRMLDRVAPGYRD, from the coding sequence ATGACGTCGCTACAGGCGCCGGCACCGAGCCGCGCCACCTGTTCGCCCGAGGAGTGGAAGCTGCGCGAGGAGCTGGCGGCCTGCTACCGGCTGATCGCGCATTTCCGTATGTCCGATCTGATCTTCACCCACATTTCGGTGCGTATCCCTGGTCCCGAGCACCATTTCCTGATCAACCCCTACGGGCTGATGTTCGATGAGATCACCGCGTCGAGCCTGGTGAAGATCGATCTGTCCGGCCATGCCGTGGAGCCGACGCCGTACAAGGTCAACCCGGCGGGCTTCGTCATCCACAGCGCGATCCACGGTGCCCGTGAGGATGCGCAGTGCGTGCTGCACACCCATACCCGCGCCGGCTGCGCGGTGGCGGCGCAGGCCTGCGGGTTGCTGCCGCTGAACCAGATGTCCATGGAGTTCTATGGCCGCCTGGGCTACCACGATTACGAAGGCATCGCGCTGTCGATGGATGAACAACAGCGGCTGGTTGCCGACCTCGGTGATCACCTGGGCCTGATGCTGCGCAACCATGGGCTGCTGACGGTCGGACAGACCGTGCAGCAGGCGTTCCTGCGCATGTACTACCTGGAGAAGGCCTGCGATATCCAGCTGGCGGCCCAGGCGGGCGGCGAACTGGTGATTCCCCCGGACGAGGTGTGCCGTCACACCGAGCAACAATTCAACGCCCCGGCGCGGCCCCTGGCCGAAGGCGAGCTGAGCGATCCGGATGGTTATGACCTGGCGTGGTCTGCGCTGCTGCGGATGCTGGATCGCGTGGCGCCTGGGTATCGCGATTGA
- a CDS encoding ABC transporter substrate-binding protein: protein MTFRKNALHPLLLALGLCCAGAQANENMVVVGYGGAGQKAQEAAFFQPFSKQSGVGVTQSEYNGEMARIKVMADTGHADWDVVQIEGPDLARGCDEGLFVPLDWQQIGGHDQLIANAAKDCGSAALVWGVAIAYDADKLKLAPQSWADFWDVKKFPGKRGLRKRAIYNLEFALMADGVKPADVYKELGTKAGVDRAFAKLNQIKPYIQWWEAGAQPAQWLAAGDVVMTSTYTGRIADAYKGGRNLQLVWPGSLYGMDYWAIIKGSQHVDAAKRFIAFANQPDAQVDYVKHIAYGPTNKQAAERLPSDLASWVPTSMQNLPQGLAMDDEFWVDHGEELEERFNAWAAQ, encoded by the coding sequence ATGACTTTCCGCAAGAACGCTCTGCATCCGCTGCTGCTGGCCCTTGGATTGTGCTGCGCCGGTGCCCAGGCCAACGAGAACATGGTGGTGGTCGGTTATGGTGGTGCCGGCCAGAAGGCCCAGGAAGCGGCCTTCTTCCAGCCCTTCAGCAAGCAGTCCGGGGTCGGCGTGACCCAGAGCGAGTACAACGGCGAAATGGCCCGCATCAAGGTCATGGCCGACACCGGCCACGCCGACTGGGACGTGGTGCAGATCGAGGGCCCGGACCTCGCCCGCGGCTGCGACGAAGGCCTGTTCGTGCCGCTGGACTGGCAGCAGATCGGTGGCCATGACCAGTTGATCGCCAACGCCGCCAAGGACTGCGGTTCGGCCGCCCTGGTGTGGGGCGTGGCCATCGCCTACGACGCCGACAAGCTGAAGCTGGCGCCGCAATCCTGGGCGGATTTCTGGGACGTGAAGAAATTTCCCGGCAAGCGCGGCCTGCGCAAGCGCGCCATCTACAACCTGGAGTTCGCCCTGATGGCCGACGGCGTGAAACCCGCCGACGTCTACAAGGAGCTCGGCACCAAGGCCGGCGTCGACCGCGCCTTCGCCAAGCTGAACCAGATCAAGCCGTACATCCAGTGGTGGGAAGCCGGCGCGCAACCCGCGCAATGGCTGGCCGCCGGTGACGTGGTGATGACCTCGACCTACACCGGGCGCATCGCCGATGCCTACAAGGGCGGGCGCAACCTGCAACTGGTCTGGCCGGGTAGCCTGTATGGGATGGACTACTGGGCAATCATCAAGGGCTCGCAGCATGTGGATGCCGCCAAGCGCTTCATTGCCTTCGCCAACCAGCCCGATGCGCAAGTCGACTACGTGAAGCACATTGCGTATGGTCCGACCAACAAGCAGGCCGCCGAACGCCTGCCATCGGACCTGGCCAGCTGGGTACCCACCTCGATGCAGAACCTGCCCCAGGGGCTGGCGATGGACGATGAGTTCTGGGTTGACCACGGCGAGGAACTGGAAGAACGCTTCAACGCCTGGGCCGCGCAATAA
- a CDS encoding cupin domain-containing protein — translation MSQVRHFQQSALQFQSYGGEAIERAAICRLIGPADSETMGAGLARFDGVSIEWTVLYDELIVVLEGNFRLRLADQVIEAKPGDVIWVPERTPLAYEGEKACVFYALYPVDWQARNA, via the coding sequence GTGTCCCAGGTCCGCCATTTCCAGCAGTCCGCCCTGCAGTTCCAGTCCTACGGTGGCGAAGCCATCGAGCGCGCCGCCATCTGTCGGCTGATCGGCCCTGCGGACAGCGAAACCATGGGCGCGGGCCTCGCCCGCTTCGACGGCGTCTCCATCGAGTGGACGGTGCTCTACGACGAGCTGATCGTGGTGCTGGAGGGCAACTTCCGCCTGCGCCTTGCCGACCAGGTGATCGAGGCCAAGCCGGGCGATGTGATCTGGGTACCCGAGCGCACGCCCCTGGCCTACGAAGGCGAGAAAGCCTGCGTGTTCTACGCCCTCTATCCGGTGGACTGGCAGGCGCGCAACGCCTAG